From a region of the Tenggerimyces flavus genome:
- a CDS encoding acyl-CoA dehydrogenase family protein has protein sequence MSEIPLFALPEEHEAIREACAAVCRDKVAPHAAEADRLSEFPQASYDALRAADFHAPHVPEAYDGAGADALATAIVIEEVARVCASSSLIPAVNKLGSMPLILAGTEELKQQYLVPLARGEAMFSYCLSEPEAGSDAASMKTRAVRSGDSWVLNGVKRWITNAGVSEFYTVFAVTDPEAGARGISAFVVEKSDAGVSFGAPEKKLGIKGSPTCEVYLDNVTIPASRLIGNEGEGFKLALRTLDHTRVTIAAQALGIAQGALDHAVAYVRERKQFGQAVADFQGIQFMVADMGMKLEAARQLTYAAAARSERGDSDLTFFGAAAKCFASDVAMEVTTDAVQLLGGYGYVNDYPLERMMRDAKITQIYEGTNQIQRMVMGRKLLQG, from the coding sequence ATGAGCGAGATCCCGCTGTTCGCCCTGCCCGAGGAACACGAGGCCATCCGCGAGGCCTGCGCGGCCGTGTGCCGCGACAAGGTCGCGCCGCACGCGGCGGAGGCAGACCGGCTGAGCGAGTTCCCGCAGGCGTCGTACGACGCGCTGCGCGCGGCCGACTTCCACGCCCCGCACGTCCCGGAGGCGTACGACGGTGCCGGCGCCGACGCGCTGGCCACGGCGATCGTGATCGAGGAGGTCGCGCGGGTCTGCGCCTCGTCGTCGCTGATCCCGGCGGTGAACAAGCTCGGCTCGATGCCGCTGATCCTCGCGGGCACGGAGGAGCTCAAGCAGCAGTACCTGGTGCCGCTGGCGCGCGGCGAGGCGATGTTCTCGTACTGCCTGTCCGAGCCCGAGGCCGGCAGCGACGCGGCGTCGATGAAGACGCGGGCCGTACGTTCCGGCGACTCCTGGGTGCTGAACGGCGTGAAGCGCTGGATCACGAACGCCGGGGTGAGCGAGTTCTACACGGTCTTCGCCGTGACCGATCCGGAGGCGGGGGCGCGCGGCATTTCCGCTTTCGTGGTGGAGAAGTCCGACGCCGGCGTGTCGTTCGGGGCGCCAGAGAAGAAGCTGGGGATCAAGGGCTCGCCGACGTGCGAGGTCTACCTGGACAACGTCACGATCCCTGCCTCGCGGCTGATCGGCAACGAGGGCGAGGGTTTCAAGCTGGCCCTGCGTACGTTGGACCACACGCGCGTGACGATTGCCGCGCAGGCGTTGGGGATCGCGCAGGGTGCGCTGGACCACGCTGTCGCCTATGTGCGCGAGCGGAAGCAGTTCGGCCAGGCGGTGGCGGACTTCCAGGGCATCCAGTTCATGGTCGCGGACATGGGGATGAAGCTCGAGGCGGCGCGGCAGCTGACGTACGCGGCGGCGGCCCGGTCGGAGCGTGGCGACTCGGACCTGACGTTCTTCGGAGCGGCGGCGAAGTGCTTCGCTTCGGACGTGGCGATGGAGGTCACGACGGACGCCGTTCAGCTGCTGGGTGGGTACGGCTACGTGAACGACTACCCGCTCGAGCGGATGATGCGGGACGCGAAGATCACCCAGATCTACGAGGGCACGAACCAGATCCAGCGCATGGTGATGGGGCGAAAGCTGTTGCAGGGTTGA
- a CDS encoding ASCH domain-containing protein codes for MDLAPLTASDEALVAAATRAIDAVGDGRVYTVGAAVSAVDGSVYVGVNLYHFTGGPCAELTALATARTQGARELTTIVAVGDRGRGVLSPCGRDRQVLADLFPGIRVILPTPDGPRTVPVAELLPLAYVSTLANQQRVPFAAEYLDAVRAGRKVATIRLRDSVRLGEADLVFESSPEVVLSGEVTSLVRKRLSDVTHEEAVAAGNADLADLRARMPRHYPEITLDDDVTIVGFRLTGR; via the coding sequence ATGGATCTCGCTCCCCTCACCGCTTCGGACGAGGCGCTCGTCGCGGCGGCCACCCGGGCGATCGACGCCGTCGGCGACGGCCGGGTGTACACGGTCGGCGCGGCCGTGAGCGCGGTGGACGGGTCGGTGTACGTCGGCGTCAACCTGTACCACTTCACCGGCGGCCCCTGCGCCGAGCTGACGGCGCTCGCGACCGCGCGGACCCAGGGCGCGCGGGAGCTCACGACCATCGTCGCGGTCGGCGACCGCGGCCGCGGCGTGCTGTCGCCCTGCGGGCGGGACCGGCAGGTGCTGGCCGACCTGTTCCCGGGAATCCGGGTCATCCTGCCGACGCCGGACGGCCCGCGCACGGTGCCGGTCGCGGAGCTATTGCCGCTCGCATACGTCTCCACTCTGGCGAACCAGCAGCGCGTGCCGTTCGCCGCCGAATACCTGGACGCCGTACGGGCCGGACGGAAGGTGGCGACGATCCGCCTGCGCGACTCGGTGCGCCTCGGCGAGGCGGACCTGGTGTTCGAGTCCTCGCCCGAGGTGGTGCTGTCGGGCGAGGTGACCAGCCTGGTCCGCAAGCGCCTCAGCGACGTCACGCACGAGGAGGCGGTGGCCGCCGGCAACGCGGACCTCGCCGACCTGCGAGCCCGGATGCCGCGGCACTACCCGGAGATCACCCTCGACGACGACGTGACGATCGTCGGCTTCCGGCTCACCGGGCGCTGA
- a CDS encoding vWA domain-containing protein, which produces MNVRGVPRALVLGLLGAAMVLAGCQTGGSGDTRSGDVPEGPGKAGELRILAGSELSDLQPILEQAKEKTGVAVHFEFVGTLDGVQRVLDGQTKDKFDAVWFPSNRYLSLHPEAAGKTKTETKIMTSPVVLGMASSKASQLGWGPGSKVTWSDIAKAAGEQKFTYGMTNPAASNSGFSALVGVAAALSGTGAALEQGDVDKVGPGLQKFFSAQKLTAGSSGWLADEFAARASGGKPGVKVDGVINYESVLLTLNAAKKVPEPLTLIYPTDGVVTADYPLTLLSTASDEVADGYRKLADYLRTPDVQREIMAQTHRRPAIPQVKPTAEFGASTLVELPFPAKVDVVNGLIDTYFDKLRRPARTVYVLDVSGSMDGDRIESLRSALVTLTGASDTIAGRFQRFHSREEITLLPFDSGPHSPQAFVVPERKPEEVLGQIKSAAEALEPGGDTAVFDSVLAAFDELAKAPAGDFATSVVVMTDGESNHGADSSQFWTRHALLPPALKNVPIFTVLFGEGNTDEMKELASRTGGRAFDAREGSLEAAFREIRGYQ; this is translated from the coding sequence ATGAACGTTCGGGGGGTGCCGCGCGCGCTCGTTCTCGGGCTGCTCGGCGCGGCCATGGTCCTCGCCGGCTGTCAGACCGGCGGGAGCGGCGACACGAGGAGCGGCGACGTACCGGAGGGGCCGGGCAAGGCCGGCGAGCTGCGCATCCTCGCGGGCAGCGAGCTGTCCGACCTGCAGCCGATCCTCGAGCAGGCGAAGGAGAAGACCGGCGTCGCCGTGCACTTCGAGTTCGTCGGCACGCTGGACGGTGTGCAACGCGTTCTGGACGGCCAGACCAAGGACAAGTTCGACGCGGTGTGGTTCCCGTCGAACCGCTACCTCTCGCTGCATCCCGAGGCGGCCGGCAAGACGAAGACCGAGACGAAGATCATGACCTCGCCGGTCGTGCTGGGGATGGCGTCGTCGAAGGCTTCTCAGCTTGGCTGGGGACCGGGGTCGAAGGTCACCTGGTCCGACATCGCCAAGGCGGCCGGGGAGCAGAAGTTCACGTACGGCATGACGAATCCGGCCGCGTCGAACTCCGGCTTCTCCGCTCTCGTCGGCGTCGCGGCGGCGCTGTCGGGGACGGGCGCGGCGCTGGAGCAGGGCGACGTCGACAAAGTCGGCCCCGGCCTGCAGAAGTTCTTCTCCGCGCAGAAGCTCACCGCCGGTTCGTCCGGCTGGTTGGCGGACGAGTTCGCCGCCCGGGCGTCCGGTGGAAAGCCCGGGGTGAAGGTCGACGGCGTGATCAACTACGAGTCGGTGCTGCTGACGCTCAACGCGGCCAAGAAGGTGCCGGAGCCGTTGACGTTGATCTACCCGACCGACGGCGTCGTGACCGCGGACTACCCGCTCACGTTGCTGAGCACGGCTTCGGACGAGGTGGCCGACGGCTACCGCAAGCTGGCCGACTACCTGCGGACTCCGGACGTCCAGCGCGAGATCATGGCGCAGACGCACCGGCGGCCGGCGATCCCGCAGGTGAAGCCGACGGCCGAGTTCGGTGCGTCGACGCTCGTCGAGCTGCCGTTCCCGGCGAAGGTCGACGTGGTCAACGGGCTGATCGACACCTACTTCGACAAGCTGCGGCGGCCGGCTCGTACGGTCTACGTGCTGGACGTGTCCGGCTCGATGGACGGCGACCGGATCGAGTCGCTGCGCTCCGCGCTGGTCACGTTGACCGGTGCGTCGGACACGATCGCGGGGCGGTTCCAGCGGTTCCACAGCCGCGAGGAGATCACGCTGTTGCCGTTCGACTCGGGTCCGCACTCGCCGCAGGCGTTCGTCGTTCCGGAGAGGAAGCCGGAAGAGGTGCTGGGGCAGATCAAGTCCGCCGCGGAGGCGTTGGAGCCGGGCGGTGACACGGCCGTCTTCGACAGCGTGCTGGCGGCGTTCGACGAGCTGGCCAAGGCGCCGGCGGGTGACTTCGCGACGTCGGTCGTTGTCATGACGGACGGCGAGAGCAACCACGGCGCGGACAGCTCGCAGTTCTGGACGCGGCATGCGTTGCTGCCGCCGGCGTTGAAGAACGTGCCGATCTTCACCGTGCTGTTCGGCGAGGGCAATACTGACGAGATGAAGGAGCTCGCGTCTCGGACCGGTGGGCGGGCTTTCGATGCCCGGGAGGGTTCGCTGGAGGCCGCGTTCCGGGAGATCCGTGGCTACCAGTGA